One Arthrobacter sp. FW306-07-I genomic window carries:
- a CDS encoding PEP/pyruvate-binding domain-containing protein, which yields MGTEKVFPPLGEIAAGQALLGSKAATLNELAAKGFRVPPGFVVTAEAGERLGSRFAGELAEAADRTGPGPFAVRSSAAAEDLPGASYAGLYETFLNVERGELHDGIRRCLASAAHGRVAAYKSARGTSGQPETGVPAMAALIQQMVQPVAAGVAFTANPLTGNRSESIINAVQGLGESLVAGDAIGEEWIIRDQEATCTRNAGILTAAQALEVAGLAHSVAAHAGVPQDIEWAIDADGVLFLLQARPMTALPDPVDWAAPGKGMWSRNFRLGEWLPDPMTPLFEDWLLPRIESGFLDGMHADIGARVPFRYASVNGWYYNAPPIPSVRVLASVIREGRGRAPWFLFNALSRVSHNPAAADRAVLHALELKWRTELLPAYRQLVERAGQDIDSASPARLVELINTVCHHAGIYSWSLAILGGSAWKMESALARFWQKHLAGPLHGTTAGETGHQALLRGLSAPTSTQAAHAVYSLDWYHPTAAEAPPAHQKQESPPVHRSRSAALKAQRAASEAAARDALKEQPRVLARFHALLRVAQHYALLREEQALDLSLGWPVLRRCARRLGEHLVAEKIIDDAGDVYFLTLHEATRPSPGNRPPVSSRRQTWQRQRSLDAPLTLGEPTGLIGDPIARAVEAARTSHDLPEGAIVGHPASTGRATGTVRIMSGPEDFDSFLEGEVLVAKSTAPAWTPLFARAAAVVTDGGTLAAHASLVAREFGIPAVVGTRNATHLLRTGQRITVDGGTGIVMPAQTDN from the coding sequence GTGGGCACGGAAAAGGTGTTTCCTCCGCTCGGTGAGATTGCCGCGGGACAGGCGTTGTTGGGCAGTAAGGCAGCCACGCTCAATGAGCTTGCAGCCAAAGGCTTCCGCGTTCCACCGGGCTTCGTCGTCACCGCAGAGGCTGGTGAACGGCTGGGGTCCCGCTTCGCCGGTGAGCTGGCCGAGGCAGCGGACCGGACCGGGCCCGGACCATTTGCCGTCAGGTCCTCGGCCGCCGCGGAGGACCTGCCCGGGGCCTCTTATGCGGGCCTTTACGAGACCTTCCTCAACGTCGAACGGGGTGAGCTTCATGATGGGATACGGCGGTGTCTGGCCTCCGCTGCCCACGGGCGAGTGGCTGCCTACAAATCGGCGCGCGGCACGTCGGGTCAGCCGGAAACTGGGGTACCGGCCATGGCGGCACTGATCCAGCAGATGGTCCAACCAGTTGCCGCTGGAGTCGCCTTTACCGCCAACCCGCTGACCGGCAACAGGAGCGAAAGCATCATTAACGCCGTCCAGGGGTTGGGTGAATCCCTCGTGGCCGGTGATGCCATTGGAGAGGAATGGATCATCCGGGATCAGGAGGCAACGTGCACCCGGAACGCGGGGATCCTTACCGCAGCGCAGGCGCTCGAGGTCGCGGGTTTGGCCCACAGCGTCGCTGCCCACGCGGGAGTGCCGCAGGACATCGAATGGGCCATCGATGCGGACGGGGTGCTGTTCCTTCTGCAGGCCAGGCCGATGACCGCCCTGCCTGACCCTGTTGATTGGGCGGCGCCAGGCAAGGGCATGTGGTCACGGAACTTCCGCCTCGGCGAATGGCTACCGGACCCGATGACCCCGCTGTTTGAGGACTGGCTGTTGCCCCGGATCGAATCGGGATTCCTGGACGGGATGCACGCTGACATCGGCGCGCGGGTCCCCTTCCGCTACGCCTCCGTCAACGGCTGGTACTACAACGCCCCGCCGATACCCTCCGTGCGGGTCCTCGCGAGCGTGATCCGGGAGGGCCGCGGCCGGGCACCCTGGTTCCTATTCAACGCCCTTTCCCGTGTCTCCCATAATCCCGCGGCCGCCGACCGCGCAGTACTTCATGCTCTGGAACTCAAATGGCGAACAGAGCTGCTTCCGGCGTACCGCCAGCTGGTGGAAAGGGCCGGGCAGGACATCGATTCCGCTTCCCCGGCAAGGCTGGTCGAACTAATCAACACTGTTTGTCACCACGCGGGAATCTATTCGTGGTCACTGGCTATTCTCGGGGGATCGGCCTGGAAAATGGAGTCTGCGCTGGCCAGGTTCTGGCAGAAGCATCTAGCCGGGCCTCTGCACGGGACAACGGCCGGGGAAACAGGCCATCAGGCTCTTCTACGCGGCTTGAGCGCACCCACGTCCACGCAGGCTGCCCACGCCGTCTACTCTCTGGACTGGTATCACCCCACCGCGGCCGAGGCGCCCCCGGCACACCAGAAGCAGGAATCACCGCCGGTCCACCGCAGTAGGTCTGCGGCCCTCAAAGCACAAAGGGCCGCCTCCGAGGCGGCCGCCCGCGATGCACTCAAGGAACAGCCGCGGGTCCTTGCACGGTTCCATGCCCTCCTTCGTGTCGCGCAGCACTACGCGCTGCTGCGTGAGGAACAGGCGCTCGACCTCAGTCTGGGGTGGCCGGTTCTGCGCCGCTGCGCCCGCCGGCTCGGCGAACACCTGGTCGCCGAGAAAATCATCGACGATGCCGGAGACGTCTACTTCCTGACACTGCACGAAGCCACCCGCCCCTCCCCGGGCAACCGGCCGCCGGTGAGCAGCCGACGCCAGACCTGGCAGCGTCAGCGGAGCCTGGACGCCCCGCTGACGCTGGGCGAGCCCACCGGGCTTATTGGAGATCCAATCGCCCGGGCCGTGGAGGCGGCAAGAACCTCGCACGACCTGCCCGAAGGTGCCATCGTTGGCCATCCCGCGAGCACAGGACGGGCGACAGGAACCGTCCGTATCATGAGCGGCCCGGAAGACTTCGACAGCTTCCTCGAAGGCGAAGTGCTCGTAGCCAAATCGACGGCACCGGCCTGGACCCCTCTTTTCGCCCGCGCCGCGGCCGTCGTTACCGACGGCGGAACGCTGGCCGCCCACGCCTCCCTGGTTGCCCGCGAATTCGGCATCCCCGCCGTCGTCGGAACACGCAACGCCACCCACCTGCTCCGCACAGGACAAAGAATCACCGTAGACGGCGGTACCGGGATAGTCATGCCGGCCCAGACAGACAACTGA
- a CDS encoding DUF2625 family protein gives MTPTRSADELLGVDSPAWPWLETLLAGAVVDFKVLSADDTSKRDVLFRLQVTAASTLGAIASNGAAIIIDHGWVRILGAGAHGIEDIATVNALGDPDHRAAPPGHLVIAYDVLGGVFAINHDDLPAEPGEVCYWGPDTLDWTPLGAGHTAFVEWLVRGGATEFYRELRWPGWEEEVAALSLDEGISVYPFLFTEEGRNIATAARKAVPFRELLFLNEHMAKSLSARSE, from the coding sequence ATGACTCCAACACGATCTGCTGATGAGCTTCTTGGCGTCGATTCTCCCGCGTGGCCGTGGCTGGAAACACTCTTGGCTGGCGCGGTCGTCGACTTCAAAGTGTTGTCAGCGGACGACACGTCGAAAAGGGACGTTCTCTTCCGTCTACAAGTGACTGCCGCGTCGACGCTGGGAGCAATTGCGTCGAACGGCGCGGCTATCATCATCGATCACGGATGGGTACGCATTCTCGGCGCTGGCGCCCATGGAATCGAGGACATCGCTACAGTAAACGCTTTAGGTGATCCCGATCATCGTGCAGCGCCCCCAGGTCATCTCGTCATCGCTTACGACGTTCTGGGTGGTGTCTTCGCTATCAATCACGATGATCTTCCTGCCGAGCCCGGTGAAGTCTGCTATTGGGGTCCGGACACTCTGGACTGGACACCGCTGGGAGCTGGCCACACGGCATTCGTCGAGTGGCTCGTCAGGGGCGGAGCTACGGAGTTCTACCGCGAGCTGCGATGGCCGGGATGGGAAGAAGAGGTCGCAGCTCTGTCCCTCGACGAGGGCATCAGCGTCTACCCGTTTCTCTTCACGGAAGAGGGGCGGAACATTGCGACGGCGGCAAGAAAAGCTGTGCCCTTCCGGGAGCTGCTCTTTCTGAACGAACACATGGCCAAAAGCCTCAGCGCGAGATCAGAATAA
- a CDS encoding recombinase family protein, translating to MRHLGYTRVSTAGQDAKLQLDALVGVGVQKRDVFADVTSGSRTAIERPGMKKLLDYVESGDTVVVWRIDRLGRSLIDVLNTVNLLRERGVQLRSVSDGIDPATTSGRLMLNMLATLAEYERELIVERVNAGIAAARKGGTRFGRPLSDPIVIADKLRIVTDARAKGRTAEEAARLVGWSRATLYRHQQALAARESTTM from the coding sequence GTGAGACATCTCGGATATACGCGGGTCAGCACCGCCGGCCAGGACGCCAAGCTGCAGCTTGATGCACTCGTCGGCGTCGGAGTCCAAAAGCGTGATGTCTTCGCCGATGTCACTTCCGGAAGCAGGACTGCGATCGAGCGGCCTGGGATGAAGAAGCTCCTGGACTATGTGGAGTCGGGCGACACGGTCGTGGTGTGGCGCATAGACCGGCTCGGCCGGTCCCTCATAGATGTCTTGAACACAGTGAACCTGCTTCGGGAGCGTGGTGTGCAGCTGAGGTCAGTCTCGGATGGCATTGACCCTGCCACAACGTCGGGCAGGCTGATGCTGAACATGCTGGCCACCTTGGCGGAGTACGAGCGGGAGTTGATCGTCGAACGGGTCAACGCCGGGATTGCTGCTGCACGAAAGGGCGGAACAAGGTTCGGCCGCCCGCTCTCGGACCCCATCGTGATAGCTGACAAGCTGCGGATCGTGACCGACGCGCGGGCCAAGGGCCGCACCGCCGAGGAAGCTGCCCGCCTAGTCGGGTGGAGCCGGGCAACGCTTTACCGCCACCAGCAAGCCCTCGCTGCCCGCGAGAGCACCACGATGTAG
- a CDS encoding DUF6572 domain-containing protein: MHDEYKLIMVENRPWATAPGQLEQLKEKINNYAMFVLDEGLLRSYPEAAGHPVCIQLDCVNTPTAEVQELIALASERLIDYGIRFAVNRLE, translated from the coding sequence GTGCACGACGAATACAAGCTGATCATGGTCGAAAACCGTCCATGGGCGACCGCTCCCGGCCAGCTGGAACAGCTGAAAGAGAAGATCAACAATTACGCCATGTTCGTCCTTGATGAGGGCCTCCTGCGCTCCTACCCCGAGGCGGCCGGACATCCCGTATGCATCCAACTGGACTGCGTGAATACGCCCACTGCAGAGGTTCAGGAACTTATTGCCTTGGCATCGGAAAGACTCATTGATTACGGCATCCGGTTCGCCGTAAACCGGCTTGAGTGA
- a CDS encoding AAA family ATPase encodes MDQPFIVTKEHRRFTEFANAVRKERTIGICHGDAGVGKTYSARRYANWDALEPYITDWRARDAEEDAKHFSLANKTRAVFYTPEVLCRPKELMAEIHRSQVRIASCIDDHLHRNDPTTPRLMNGITKLVELLIIDEAERLTPTALELLRDKHDRTQLGIILIGMPGIDQRFRHYPQLYSRLGFSHRYRPLGRDELLFVLDRHWKRIGRSLDPDDFTDAQAIAAIERITRGNFRLLERLFPQITRVLKINQLETITDDVIEAAASTLVIGN; translated from the coding sequence ATGGACCAGCCATTCATCGTGACCAAGGAACACCGGCGCTTCACCGAGTTCGCCAACGCCGTGCGGAAAGAGCGCACCATCGGTATCTGCCATGGGGACGCCGGCGTCGGTAAAACCTACTCCGCCCGCCGCTACGCAAACTGGGATGCGCTGGAACCCTACATAACGGACTGGCGGGCCCGCGACGCAGAGGAAGACGCCAAGCACTTCTCACTCGCCAACAAGACCCGTGCCGTCTTCTACACCCCCGAAGTACTCTGCCGCCCCAAAGAACTCATGGCAGAAATCCACCGCTCACAGGTCCGGATCGCCTCATGCATCGATGACCACCTCCACCGCAACGATCCAACAACCCCTCGCCTCATGAACGGCATCACCAAATTGGTTGAACTGCTAATCATCGACGAAGCCGAACGCCTCACCCCAACAGCCCTGGAACTCCTCCGGGACAAACACGATCGCACCCAGCTCGGGATCATCCTCATCGGCATGCCCGGCATCGACCAACGATTCCGCCACTACCCCCAGCTCTACAGCCGCCTCGGATTCTCCCACCGCTACCGCCCCCTCGGCCGCGACGAACTCCTGTTCGTCCTGGACCGGCACTGGAAAAGAATCGGGCGATCACTCGACCCCGACGACTTCACCGACGCCCAAGCGATAGCCGCGATCGAGCGGATCACACGCGGCAACTTCCGGCTGCTCGAGCGACTCTTCCCCCAGATCACGCGCGTACTGAAGATCAATCAACTTGAAACCATCACCGACGACGTCATCGAAGCAGCCGCCAGCACCCTGGTCATCGGCAACTAA
- a CDS encoding serine/threonine-protein kinase has protein sequence MSEGSFVGSPDALLAGRYRITALIGQGATAAVYRARDEQLGREVALKIFPTEPHNAAGGRGRVDSEMRLLATFNHPALVTLYDAGTDTTVPDGPRTFLAMELIDGPDLHTRLGRGPLPATDVARIGAELASALDYIHVRDVIHRDIKPANILLPGTLTRRSQHAKLTDFGIARLLEGSRLTATGTTVGTAPYLSPEQVSGAQLGVESDVYSLGLVLLECLTGTIEYPGTHVESAIARLHRPPRIPAGLGPQWSAILEAMTATEPAARPTARAIETALTEGTGSGVPGALPGTTRETTPAMPARPERPPQAGTSPARTRVLIPSLPADSDEYPAVITPAPSPSRLGQTRKLQSRAVLFLGVGLAVVLLAVLVAAVLHVQAPAPAQPSPSISGDLGKHIEQLRRSITP, from the coding sequence GTGTCCGAGGGTTCATTCGTTGGCTCGCCGGATGCTCTGCTTGCTGGACGGTACCGGATCACTGCCCTGATCGGGCAGGGCGCTACAGCGGCGGTCTACCGGGCACGGGATGAACAACTGGGCCGTGAAGTCGCCCTGAAGATTTTTCCCACCGAACCTCATAACGCAGCCGGCGGCCGGGGCCGGGTCGATTCGGAAATGCGGCTCCTGGCCACCTTCAACCACCCCGCCCTGGTAACGCTGTACGACGCCGGAACTGATACGACGGTGCCGGACGGCCCCCGGACTTTCCTGGCCATGGAACTGATCGACGGACCCGACCTGCACACCAGGCTGGGCCGCGGCCCCCTGCCCGCCACCGATGTTGCCCGGATCGGAGCGGAGCTCGCCTCAGCCCTGGACTACATCCACGTCCGCGATGTCATCCACCGGGACATCAAACCAGCCAACATCCTTTTGCCAGGAACCCTGACCCGCCGCTCCCAGCACGCCAAACTCACGGATTTCGGGATAGCCCGCCTGCTCGAAGGCTCAAGGCTTACCGCGACCGGCACTACCGTCGGAACGGCCCCGTACCTCAGCCCCGAACAAGTCTCGGGAGCCCAGCTCGGAGTGGAAAGCGACGTCTACTCCCTCGGGCTGGTCCTGCTTGAATGCCTGACCGGGACTATTGAATACCCCGGGACCCACGTCGAGTCGGCCATCGCACGGCTGCACCGCCCACCGCGGATTCCGGCCGGTCTCGGCCCGCAGTGGAGTGCCATCCTCGAAGCCATGACAGCAACCGAACCCGCTGCCCGCCCCACGGCACGGGCGATTGAAACAGCACTCACTGAGGGAACCGGCAGCGGCGTGCCCGGAGCGCTGCCGGGGACGACACGGGAGACAACGCCGGCAATGCCCGCCAGGCCGGAGCGTCCGCCCCAGGCAGGAACATCACCTGCACGCACCCGCGTCCTGATCCCCAGCCTCCCCGCCGACAGCGATGAATACCCCGCCGTCATCACGCCGGCCCCAAGCCCGTCCCGCCTGGGCCAAACCCGGAAGCTGCAGTCCAGGGCAGTACTGTTCCTCGGTGTCGGCCTCGCAGTGGTCCTACTCGCGGTCCTGGTCGCCGCTGTCCTCCACGTGCAGGCGCCGGCGCCTGCACAACCCTCGCCAAGTATCTCCGGAGACCTGGGAAAACACATCGAGCAGCTGAGGCGAAGCATCACACCATGA
- a CDS encoding phage tail assembly chaperone translates to MDMQPKDTSLIGAEYAPQLQIQLQAMEIIDEILSGTDLAEQSARESLRGHVSRWPGQPERALLAHMMTIQRTDR, encoded by the coding sequence ATGGATATGCAACCCAAGGACACTTCGCTGATTGGCGCGGAGTATGCACCGCAATTGCAGATCCAGCTGCAAGCCATGGAAATCATCGATGAGATTCTCAGCGGTACCGACTTGGCCGAACAAAGCGCCCGAGAGTCATTACGAGGGCATGTGAGCCGGTGGCCCGGCCAGCCCGAACGTGCCCTGCTCGCGCACATGATGACCATCCAGCGCACCGATCGTTGA
- a CDS encoding maleylacetate reductase, producing the protein MALQFEHVAPHQRVLFGSGTAAAHLAAEASRLDALRAMLISSPRDSTMARNLAAGVPVVLDYHGVAQHVPSAKAVAARDAASSHDVDLLIAVGGGSAIGLAKAIALTTGLPIIAVPTSYAGSEATDVWGITEQSRKSTGVDDRVLPSAVIYDVTLTYSLPVRLSVTSGLNAMAHCIDALWAPRANPINAALASEGMGLLARGLPAVSATPSGSHGREQALCGAYLAAASFASAGAGLHHKICHVLGGTFNLPHAEVHAVVLPHVTAFNVPTAPDAGRRIATALASSEALAGLTALYEALDAPSALRDLGFNEDQIPAAAKLILPTVPPSNPRRVGTADLERLLHAAWAGTNPAQSGA; encoded by the coding sequence ATGGCACTTCAATTCGAGCACGTAGCCCCGCACCAACGGGTCCTCTTCGGATCCGGCACGGCTGCCGCGCACCTGGCCGCAGAGGCTTCGCGACTTGATGCACTCCGGGCGATGCTGATATCCAGCCCCAGGGACAGCACAATGGCCCGGAACCTCGCCGCAGGCGTTCCGGTCGTGTTGGACTACCACGGCGTTGCCCAGCACGTTCCTTCGGCCAAGGCCGTCGCGGCCCGTGATGCCGCATCCTCCCACGATGTTGATCTCCTGATCGCTGTCGGTGGCGGGTCCGCAATTGGCCTGGCCAAGGCCATCGCCCTCACCACAGGGCTCCCCATCATCGCGGTGCCCACAAGCTACGCCGGGTCCGAAGCCACGGATGTCTGGGGCATCACCGAACAATCCCGCAAGTCCACCGGCGTCGATGACCGGGTGCTGCCCTCGGCGGTGATCTACGACGTCACTCTGACGTATTCTCTGCCGGTCAGGCTCTCGGTGACCTCCGGGCTGAATGCCATGGCCCACTGCATCGACGCCCTCTGGGCGCCGCGGGCCAATCCGATCAATGCCGCGCTGGCCAGCGAAGGCATGGGCCTCCTTGCCAGGGGGCTGCCGGCGGTCAGTGCCACGCCCTCAGGATCGCACGGACGCGAGCAGGCCCTCTGCGGAGCATATCTGGCCGCGGCGTCGTTCGCTTCTGCCGGTGCTGGACTGCACCACAAGATCTGTCATGTGCTGGGCGGGACCTTCAACCTGCCCCACGCCGAGGTGCACGCCGTCGTGCTGCCCCACGTCACCGCGTTCAACGTGCCGACAGCACCTGATGCCGGCCGGCGCATCGCCACAGCCCTGGCCAGCTCCGAGGCCCTTGCCGGGCTCACAGCCCTCTACGAAGCCCTCGACGCCCCGTCCGCGCTGCGAGACCTTGGCTTCAACGAAGACCAGATCCCCGCAGCCGCCAAACTCATTCTGCCCACCGTGCCGCCATCGAACCCCCGCCGCGTCGGCACCGCGGACCTTGAAAGGCTGCTGCATGCCGCATGGGCCGGAACCAACCCGGCCCAAAGCGGCGCCTGA
- a CDS encoding RNA polymerase sigma factor: MRHMGESDENLWSACVGGDADAFGALFNRHADAVFRYCLSRCGSWHDAEELVSITFLEAWRQRNKLKPQKDSLLPWLLGVATNANLNRARASRRYADFLTRLPHSDPRHREHEADHAESVTSRVDAEREVRELLDTTAGLHEGERDVVILCLMNGISQEDAAKTLGIRVGTVKSRLHRAKAKLAQMNETTVHVEHLDTTIVEARLS, translated from the coding sequence ATGAGGCATATGGGGGAATCCGACGAGAACCTGTGGAGTGCGTGCGTCGGCGGCGACGCTGACGCTTTCGGCGCCCTGTTCAACAGGCACGCCGACGCGGTCTTCCGGTACTGCCTCTCCCGCTGCGGATCCTGGCACGACGCCGAAGAACTCGTCTCAATCACCTTCCTGGAGGCCTGGCGGCAACGCAACAAGCTCAAACCACAAAAGGACAGCCTCCTCCCATGGCTCCTCGGGGTAGCAACAAACGCGAACCTCAACAGGGCTCGGGCGTCACGGCGGTACGCCGACTTCCTGACCAGGCTGCCGCATTCTGATCCCAGGCACCGTGAACACGAAGCAGACCACGCCGAATCCGTCACCTCCCGGGTCGACGCCGAACGTGAAGTCCGCGAACTGCTCGACACCACCGCGGGGCTGCACGAGGGGGAACGGGACGTCGTGATCCTGTGCCTGATGAACGGGATCAGCCAGGAAGACGCAGCCAAAACCCTCGGCATCCGCGTCGGGACCGTGAAATCAAGACTGCACCGGGCAAAAGCCAAACTGGCCCAGATGAACGAAACCACAGTGCACGTCGAACACCTGGACACCACGATCGTTGAAGCGAGGCTGTCATGA
- a CDS encoding permease prefix domain 1-containing protein yields MKSPGDDKVVIEYLSELRRLLHGPAHTKAAVVEEVRGGILDAAQAFTARGLSPASAAEAAVADFGEPALVALAFASELAMAQARKILWSLLITGPLVGIWWFLLWVPAYGRSFPGALISAVPVLPLVAAAVVAGVFVLATSGSLIRWIPEVTPGQALLAAAVIGGTCIAADAAVLAILWARMAAGDAFPPLLVSAAVTASFARLLAAGWAVFRCLRTKSHLSEP; encoded by the coding sequence ATGAAGTCACCTGGGGACGACAAAGTCGTCATTGAGTACCTGTCCGAACTCCGCAGATTGCTCCACGGCCCCGCACACACCAAGGCAGCTGTCGTCGAAGAAGTTCGTGGAGGGATATTGGATGCCGCCCAAGCCTTCACAGCCAGGGGACTGTCGCCCGCCTCCGCCGCTGAGGCGGCCGTAGCTGACTTTGGCGAGCCAGCCCTTGTCGCCTTGGCGTTCGCCAGCGAGTTGGCCATGGCGCAGGCCCGCAAGATCCTCTGGTCCCTACTGATCACTGGACCCCTAGTCGGCATATGGTGGTTTCTGCTGTGGGTGCCGGCGTATGGGAGATCATTCCCTGGCGCACTGATTTCGGCCGTCCCCGTGCTCCCGCTCGTTGCGGCGGCCGTGGTGGCTGGAGTGTTTGTCCTCGCCACCAGCGGATCGCTGATCCGCTGGATACCCGAAGTGACACCAGGGCAGGCGTTGCTCGCCGCCGCCGTCATCGGCGGAACCTGCATCGCCGCCGACGCAGCAGTTCTCGCGATCCTCTGGGCACGCATGGCGGCGGGAGACGCATTTCCGCCACTTCTCGTGAGCGCGGCCGTCACAGCCAGCTTCGCGCGTTTGCTCGCCGCGGGCTGGGCCGTCTTCAGGTGCTTGCGCACCAAGAGTCACCTCAGCGAGCCCTGA
- a CDS encoding Mu transposase C-terminal domain-containing protein, with product MKGAERWRILRLHVEDEIPLAELARESKVSLRTLERWHRSFQDGGIAALDPRPRVDAGRRRTAAETVAFIERLALTKPRPSLATLHRLAVADARQRNDPAPGYSTVRDIVSALDPGLVTLALEGPASYRDRHELVYRRRAEQPNQIWQADHTQLDILILGASGKPDRPWLTTVMDDYSRAICGYTVFTGAPSALNTALALRQAIWRKQNPSWVMCGLPDILHVDHGPDFTSEHLERTAVALHIRTIHSTVGRPQGRGKIERFFGTINTEVLAALPGRLGPGIRAPQPVLDLPALDREIGAFIAIYNDRAHSELGISPRDSWVADGWLPRMPDTLEDLDGLLLTVPKNRVVQRDGIHFQGQRYLSPTLAPFVGRTITIRYDPRDISEIRVFDHDTFICTAIDEDHPNLRLSLRDVEAARRARRRELRRTINDRIPTVADREQPRISEPPRRRPRLRTYEED from the coding sequence ATGAAAGGCGCGGAGCGGTGGCGGATCCTTCGATTGCACGTCGAAGACGAGATCCCACTCGCGGAGCTGGCCCGGGAATCAAAGGTCAGCCTGCGCACGCTTGAGCGCTGGCACCGGTCGTTCCAAGACGGTGGCATCGCGGCGCTGGATCCACGTCCCAGGGTCGATGCCGGCAGGCGCCGCACAGCAGCGGAAACCGTGGCGTTCATCGAGAGGCTCGCGCTGACTAAGCCCCGCCCCAGCCTTGCAACCCTGCACCGGCTCGCTGTCGCCGATGCCCGACAGAGGAACGATCCTGCGCCTGGGTACTCAACCGTTCGGGACATCGTTTCGGCCCTGGATCCCGGGCTCGTCACCCTCGCCCTTGAGGGGCCGGCGTCCTACCGCGACCGGCACGAACTCGTGTACCGCCGCCGGGCGGAACAGCCGAACCAGATATGGCAGGCCGATCACACCCAGCTCGACATCCTCATTCTCGGCGCAAGCGGTAAACCGGACCGTCCCTGGCTGACCACGGTGATGGACGACTACTCCAGGGCAATCTGCGGCTACACCGTCTTTACCGGCGCACCCTCAGCCCTGAACACAGCCCTCGCACTTCGGCAGGCGATCTGGCGCAAACAGAATCCGTCCTGGGTGATGTGCGGACTTCCAGATATTCTGCACGTCGATCACGGCCCCGATTTCACCAGCGAGCACCTCGAGCGGACCGCTGTGGCGCTGCATATCCGGACAATCCATTCCACCGTCGGCCGGCCGCAGGGCCGCGGCAAAATCGAGCGCTTTTTCGGCACGATCAATACCGAGGTCCTCGCGGCCCTGCCCGGGCGCCTCGGACCCGGAATCCGCGCACCACAGCCTGTGCTGGACCTGCCGGCACTTGATCGGGAGATCGGTGCCTTCATCGCCATCTACAACGACCGGGCACATAGCGAGCTTGGCATCTCACCGCGGGACTCGTGGGTCGCTGACGGATGGCTTCCCCGCATGCCGGACACCCTGGAAGATCTCGATGGGCTCCTCCTTACCGTTCCGAAAAACCGTGTGGTGCAGCGTGACGGCATCCACTTCCAGGGCCAGCGCTACCTTTCGCCCACCCTGGCCCCGTTCGTGGGACGCACCATCACCATCCGCTACGACCCCCGCGACATCTCCGAAATCCGTGTCTTCGACCATGACACCTTTATCTGCACCGCCATCGACGAGGACCACCCGAATCTCCGGCTGAGTCTTCGGGACGTCGAAGCCGCCCGCCGCGCACGGCGACGCGAGCTGCGCCGCACCATTAACGACCGCATCCCTACCGTTGCTGACCGCGAACAACCCCGCATCTCTGAACCACCGCGCCGCCGGCCGCGGCTCCGCACCTACGAAGAGGACTGA
- a CDS encoding PadR family transcriptional regulator, with translation MLPIRPESLKGHLDALLLSVLEKGPRHGYAIIESVREGSGGAFDLPTGTIYPALHRLERAGFIRSEWQAFGGRRRRVYELTTSGRQSLITERVAWAKFSDAVSALLGGKA, from the coding sequence ATGCTTCCGATCAGGCCGGAGTCACTCAAGGGGCACCTGGACGCACTCCTCCTATCGGTGCTGGAGAAGGGACCACGGCACGGTTACGCCATTATCGAGAGCGTCCGTGAGGGCAGCGGAGGGGCCTTCGACCTGCCTACGGGCACCATCTACCCTGCGCTGCACAGACTCGAGCGGGCCGGGTTCATCCGTAGCGAGTGGCAGGCCTTCGGCGGACGCCGCCGCCGCGTCTACGAACTAACGACGTCAGGACGCCAGAGCCTCATAACGGAGCGGGTTGCCTGGGCGAAGTTCTCCGATGCGGTAAGCGCCCTGCTCGGAGGGAAGGCATGA